The Micromonospora sp. NBC_00421 DNA window GCGGTGTTCTCGTCGGCGAGTCGCCGGCATTCCTTGTGGCCGGCCTCTGCGGCGTCCAGGAGTGTCTCGGTGATGGTGGCAACGTGGTAGATGGCGCCCACGCAGCGGAACTCGGCGAACGTCCCTGCCTCTTCTCCCGCCGTTGGCAGGGGCTGCTGCTGGCCAAGCTTGACGAACTGCGCGGTGGAGTAGGAGCCCATGATGTGTGCCGCGTCCGGGTAGGACAGTTCGTGCTGCCCTGCTAGGTACTCCAGGGCCCGTTCCACGGCGGCGTGAACGGTTGGGGGTGTCATCGGGTCACCGCCTCCGGTGAGGTCGACCCGGGTGGCTCCGTGCGGGAACGCACGGCCAGTGGAATGGGCCCCGGCATCGGGATGAGCGTGGTGACGATCCGGGCCGGTTCGTCGGACACCGGAACCAGGGTGTGCCGTTGGGCCAGGGTGGCGAGGAACACGGACGCCTCGGTGTGGGAGAACGGGCCCCCGATGCACCCTCGCGGGCCGGCGCCGAAGGGCAGGTAGGCGTGGGGCGGGATCGTCTCGGCACGGGTCGGCAGCCAGCGGTCCGGGTCGAAGTGCTCCGGATCCGGGAAGAGGGCCGGGTCGCGGTGCAGGGCGAAGATGGAGAACAGCACCATCGCATCGGCCGGGAGCCGGTAGCCGCCGAGGTCGACGTCGACGAGGGGGCGGCGCATCAGCATCCAGGTGGTCGGGTAGAGGCGCAGGGTCTCCTTGACGACGCGATGGGTGTACTGCAGTCGGCCCAGGTCCTCGTACCGCACCGGGCGGCCCTGCAGGACGTCGTCGACCTCGTCCTGCACGGCGCGTTGCGCAGCCGGGTGGGCGGCGAGCAGGTAGGCCGCCCAGGACATCGCCGCCGCCGTCGTCTCGCTGCCGGCGATGATCATGCTGGTGACCTCGTCGTAGACCTGGTCGTCCGTCATGGCCGCACCGGTGTCCGCGTCCACGGCCTGCAGCAGCGAGGTCAACAGGTCCGGGTGTTGCCCGAGCTCGAGGCGGTGCTGACGGATCATCCGGTAGACCACGGCTTGGAACCGCGGCAGCGCGCGCTCGAATGCCCGGTTGGTCGGTGTCGGCAACCGGTCCAGGAAGTCGAACGGCGCCAGGGCGCGCTGGCCAAGACCCCGCAGCAGCACGGGGAGGGTCTCCTGGACCTCGGCCGCGGCCTCCGGGTCGAGGTCCGTGGAGAACAGGACCCGGGCGACGATGCCGAGCGCCAGCGGGAAGGTGACCTCGTCCATCCGGACCACTTCCCCGTCGGCCCAGGCGGTCACCAGCCCCTGGACGTGGTCCCCCATGGTCCGGGTGTAGCCGGCGATCTCGGAGGCGTGGACTGCCGGCTGGATGAGTCGGCGCTGCCGGGCGTGGAAGTCGCCCTCCGACGTGAACAGGCCGTTGCGGGCCAGGACCTGTGCCTTTTGGAACATCACCCCCTTGTGGAACTTCTCGGCATCCGTCACCAGCATCTGGCGGATCAGATCGGGGTGGTTCACCACGTACGCCGTCCGCGGGCCCAGTTTGAACGTGGCCACATCGCCGTAGCGGCGGATCTGCTGCACGAACCCCAGCGGATCGCGGCGGATGCGCACGGCGCTGCCGACCAGCGGAACACGCGAACGCATCGACTTCGGCACGCGGTGTGGGACTGCCATCGACACCGACTTCTCTCCGTCCTGCCAGGGAGCTCGGATTCGTCTCACGGCCGCTGGTGCGACGACCGCGCCGGAGCCGGCGCGCCCAGCCGGACAGGGAGCGCGGTGACACTGCGGCTGTACGAGGTGCGTCCCCACGTCACCGGCCCCTCCAAGTGCAGGTCCGGCAGGAGCGCGTAGATCTCCTCGAAGACCACCTCGAGCTCCATCGAGGCCAGGTGCGCCCCGACGCAGCGGTGGATCCCCGTGCCGTAGGCCAGCACGGGGGCAGCGCCACGCCGCCGCGATGAGGGATCGAAGCGCGACGGATCGAACACTCCAGGATCCTGGAACGCCCGGGGGTCGTGGTTGGCGCCGGTGATCAGCCCGTAGATCCGCGATCCCGCAGGGAGAACCTCACCCCCCAGTTCGATGTCGCGTAGGGCGACTCGCGGGATCGGGCTGTACATCGCCGGTGACTCGAACCGCAGCAGTTCCTCGACGTACGCCGCAGCCCCGCCGGGGGATCCGTCGAGGCGGTCGACGTGCTCACGACGGACCAGCGTGCGCCACAGCGCCAAGGCGATGACCCAGGCCATGGTGGGCCCTCCGCCCGCGAGGATGGTGAACACCATGGCGATGATGTCGTCCTGCGAGAGGCCACCCTCGTCATCACTCGTGTCGGCCAGTGCCGTGATCAGATCGCTGCCTCCGCTGCCGCGCCGACGGGCCACCAGGTCCACCACGAAGGCGTCCAGTTCCGCACTGCTGCGATCCGCGTCGGACAGGCGGACGTCGGTGAGCGTCGGATCGAATGGCTGCTCGATGCGCCACACGCACGTGTTCAGCCAGGAGATGTCCGCCGGGGGCAGGTCCAGCAGCAGGCTCATCATGTGCGTGGGAAGAGCGGTCGCCAGTTCGTGCAGGTCCACCTGCTGTCCGGCGGTCAGTCTCGCCGTGAGGTCTCGGACGCTGTCCGCCACGACCACCCGGGTCTGCTCCCGGAGCGCGGCCACCCGGGCGGCAGTGAAGTACCGCAGGTAGACCCGGTTGAGGCGGGTGTGCTCGGGTGGATTCCGGAGCCCGATGGTGTCCGCCAGCCGACGGACGCTCGGGTGCTGTTCCATGGCCCCGGACCGGAGGATGCCGGCCGCCTGCACCCGGATGTGATCCGGCGGCGCCCGGAAGAGACGGGAGACGTCCTCGTAGCGGCTGACCAGGTACTCGCCGTCCGCTCTCCGGTACACGGGGGCGTTCTCCCGCAGCCAGGCAGCCAGGGGCAGCGGATCCGCCATCACCGCCGGGTCGGACAGCACGGCGTACACGTCCGACGAGGCCAGCACCGTCCGCCAGTCCCGACTGGCGCCGGAAGCCGACGCAGCGAAGTGCGATGTGGCTGTCATACGCGAATCACTCCTACCCTTCTCGGATCTCGAATAACGCCACGTACACAAGGACTTGCATGGAGTTCAGTTCATTCGTGCGAGTGTTCCCTCACCTCCCCAAACTGCTCTCCCCGTGGTCGTCTGGCGATAGCGGCGGACATGCGATCGGCTAGTGCCCCGTCTTTGAAAGTTGATCGCGTAATGCGATCGTCTCAGGCGCCGGGCTATTCCCGTAGATAGAGAGACACCACCCGCCTGACAGACCGCTCAGCAATCTGCAGCCATTGGTAAGAGCCCACTATTGGTTAGGGTTGGTGGAACCGCAGGGCCAGTCGAGCACGGAAGCGCCGTCGGCGGTCACGCCATTCAGAACATCGACACATCGGCTCGAATCGGCTTGGGAGGAAAAGTTGCCAGTATTCCCAGCGCTGAAAGCTCAGCTCATAGGCATCCCAGCTTGGCGCATGGCATGGCGACCAGCGGTGCCCCATCGATCGTGTTGCCGTTGCAGAGCGTTAGACACAATCCGAAGCCTGGATTCATGAACTGATAGTAGTTAGCCTTGACACCCACTTCTATGCCATTCCGATCGGAAGCTCCCAGCTGCGCCGTCGCGCCAGCGGCTGGCCACACCAGAAGACTCAGTCCGAGAAGGATGGCTCCGAATCCTGCCGCGAGGGCACGGCGATCACGATGGAGATGATCCATGCGATGATCCATTCGTAGATGTGCATACTACTCATCAGTATCCGGATACGAGAAGGAGATCGCAATAGCCGCTCGGCCATGGCATCGATCACCGCTCCTCCTCCTGATCGCCTAGCGATCTTTCCGAGACGGGTCACCAGGCCGCTGGCTCCGCGAGCACAGATCCTTTGTGACTGATCAAGTGGTCGTCGGCGGGTTCGGTGATCTCGATCGTGGGAATGCCGGTTTGCGGCAGGAGAACGCGGTGTTGCGGCAGGAGAACAGCGACCGCTACTGGGCGACGCGGAGCGGCAAGAAGGCAGTACAAGCGTCGACACAGGTCAACCCTGGACCTGAATCGATGGCGTTCGGCACCTGCGCGACGACCCGGGGCGTCACCAGTCGACAGGTTCGAGCCGCATCCCCCGGCGGGGCTTCCCAACGTTGGGAGAGGGTCACCTAGGCCAGCCCTTGACTACTACCCACCTGTGGGAGGTCGTTTCCCCAGAGTTCGGGAAGGGTCAGCGACCACGCGGAGTCGCTTCTGTCATCGATCGGAACCCAGGCGACCTAATCAGCCTCGTTCACGTCCACTTCACCGGTCGCATCGACGTCACCCTCGACCCTCGACGCTGGCTCAGTTCGCCGTCAGCGAGGTCTGCGGCGTGCCCCTGCTCCACGCACAGCGCCGCCTTGGAGTAGCGGGCGAGCAGCTTCCCTCCGTCGCGCTGCGGGTCGGCCAGGCCCACCGTCACGCACCTGCCGAAATCGGTGCTGATCCAGTGCACCGTCACCCCCCGCTGCTGCCAGAACGCCTGGTCGTCCCCAACCTTGGCGGCCCATTCCTCGAGATTCGCCGCCGAGTACGTGGCATCGACGAAGTCGACCAGCACCGCCGGCGCCAGGGCGCGTACCGCCGCGTCCATACTGGCGGTCGGCACGCGGTAGACCAGCAGGCGCCCGCCCGGCATGTCCACGAACACGCCGGCGTACGCAGCCGGCCACCGACCCGGGGCGACCTCACCCACCCGAGCGCCGGCGTCCATCGGCGCCTCCTGACCTGGCCAGTACGACTGCCCCGGCACGGGCGACGAGGGTGGCGGCTGCGGCGCGGCCTGCGCAGCGACGGTGCCGCAGGCGGCGAGCACGGCGAGCAGCGGCGCGGCGAGCAGCGCAGTCAGACGACGGTGCATGGTCGGACCTCCTACGGGGGTACGGCGAGCTGCGCCATTCGGACACTACGGGTATAACGATCCGGCCGGTGGTGAGATTCACGCCCTCCCCCCGGTTGGATCACCGCACGGACCCGTCAGTTGATGTGGATCGTCGCCCCGGCCCGGCTCAGGAACTGCGTGATGTCGATGATGCGGTCAACCCGGTCAGGGCACGACCCTGGCCGGTGACGTGCCTACTGCCTCGACGCCCGGAGAGCATCAACGCGGACGATGACCCGATACCTGTGACGCTGCCTACGTAGCCGGACGAAGCACCTGGTGCCTGGTGGCTATGCCGGTGGTGGTGGAGTGAGCCAGGCGAGGGGTTCTCCGGTGAGGGCAGCGTCGGCGAGGCGGTGGGCGCTGGCGGTCTTCAGTGCCGCGCGTGAGCTGTCGATCCAGCGTTGGACGTTGTCGATCCCCTGGTGGCGGTACTCGACTGCTTGGACGAGGCATTCCAGCTTGTCAGCGTCGCGGGCGACGATGGCCTCTGGTGTCTCGCCCGCTTCGTACTCGCCGACGGCGGCGTTGATGAGGTCGGCGACGGCCGGTGGGCAGGCGGCGACCTGGTCGGCGGTGACTGTGGTGTTGGGTGCGGCAGTGAGGTAGCGCTTGGCGATGTGCGGGATGTCGGTGATCCGGGTTTCCTGGGTGTCGTGTAGGACGCACAGCATCGACACCCGGGCGGGGTCGGCACCTTCCATGGCGGCGAGCATCATCCCGATGAGCGCGGTCCGGAACGAGTGTTCGGCGATGGATTCGGGGTGCTTGACGCCGGCGAACCACCAGCCGGTGCGGGCGGCGCGTTTGAGTACGCCGGCTTCGAAGATGAAACTCATGGCTCCGGCGGCGTCGTGGTCGTCGTTCATCTGCCCGTCCCTGTGCCGGTGACTCCGTCTGCTCGCAGGCTGTAGACGATAGAGGCTCGTTCCTGCCGGGATCGAGCGAGCCGAAGCCGGTCGGCGACCGATCAACGCCCGATTTCGGGTGATGTGCATGGATAGCGTGGACGGAACACCCGGAGCTTGCAGGCGAGGGGGTGCCCGGCACGCGACGCGTCGGGGTACCGTCCGACGAGGTGGCGGCCAGTTGAGGTTGCCTGGCCTCGTGAGCTTGGAGCGGCGCTATGGCCTCGTCCGTCGATCCGCGCTTCGGTGTAGCTCTGGGTGAGTTTCGGGAGCGGCGTGGTTTGTCGCTTCGCTCCCTGGGGCAGCTTGCTCATCGGAGTAAGAGCCATCTGCACGAGTTGGAGGCGGGGCTCAAGGCTCCGACGGTCGACACGGCACGTCACCTGGACCGGGTTCTCGAAGCGGGGGGCGTGCTTGCTCGGTTGGTGGATGCGCCGATCGACCACGCAGCCGAGGCCGGCGAGCTGCGGGCGCGGGTCGCCGCCAGTGATGTCAGCGCGGATGCGCTCGATCGGATCGAGCAGGGTGTTGACGATCTGGCCAGCTCCTATCCGACGATGGCCCCGGCGGATCTTCTGCCGTTGGTACGGCGACACCTTGCCTATGTGGGGCGGTTGTTGGACGGGCGGGTGACGCTTGCTCAACAGCGGCGGTTGTTGGTTGCCGGTGGCTGGCTGGCGGTGCTGCGGGCGACCGTTCACATCGACCTGCGACAGCGAACGGCTGCGGGTGCGCACTTGCGAGCCGCTCGTGATCTTGCTGAACATGCTGAGCATGGCGAGATCCAGGCATGGTGTCTCGAAACCCGGGCCTGGGACGTGTTGACCCAAGGTGACTACCGGACGGCGCTCGATCTTTCCCGTCAAGCGCAGCGGGTCGCTCCGAAGGGGAGTTCTGCCCGCATTCAGGCGACTGCTCAGGAGGCTCGTGCATGGGCGCGGATTGGGGATGTCGCTGCGACCCGGCGAGCGTTGGACCGGGTGGAGCGGCTGACGGCGAATCTGCCCGTTCCTGAGCGCGCCGAGCACCACTATCGCTACGACCCGGCCAAGGCCGCCGCGTACACGGCCACGACGTTGGCGTGGGCCGGTGACCCCGGTGCCGAGCAGGTAGCGCGGGCGGTGTTGGCCGATCTGGACCCGCACGGCGATGGCGGAGCGCGGCCCCGCCGGTCCGCGTCGGCCCGTCTCGACCTTGGTCTCGCCCTGGTCGCCGCCGGCCAGCCGGACGAGGCGGTTGCTCTGGGGGCGCAAGCGGTGACGTCCGGGCGGGTGGTGCCATCGAACTGGTGGCGGGCTGCGGAACTGCTGGCCAAGGTGGAGCAGTCGGGGGCCCCAGAGGCCGTGACATTCCGTGACGCGTGCATGGAGTACGCACCTGGGCTGCAGTCACCAGCGGACACCACACTCGGTTAGCGGACGTTCACCCTCTGGATCGGCGCCGTGCCTGGCGTGACGCTGGACGTCACTGAAGCCGGGCGCGGAACGAGGTACATCAGCAGGTGGCCCTCCGTGCCGTGGGCGCGGAGGGCTGGTCACATGACGGTGAATATTGGACTCCTACGGCGAGTTGTCAGCCGGCACTTTGCGTCGTCGCCGTCCGCTGTTCCCGGCGTCGGAGAACGCATCCATCCATTGGAGCGGGAGGCCGCCCGACGACGGTTGTTGGACCTGGCGCGAGGCGTACCACAGCTCCCGACGTCGGGCGGGATTGCCTTGTCGTCGAAGCGGCGCGTGTCGTACGACGAGTATCTGTCGGCCACCGCACTGACCTTCGCGCACCGGCATCGGCCTATGTGGTGTTGGCGGCGATGGCGGCGCGTCTGTCGGTGCGGAGCCGACTTGCCCTGCCATGTCCGGCACCGGCTCCCGATCGAGCGCGGCCACTGGTCCGGGAACGGTGAGCAGTGGTGACCAGCCACGGTCCGGTGCTGCCGATCTGGAGTTGCGGCGGATGCGACCGCCCCTGGCCGTGTCCGACCCGGCGGCAGGAACTGCGCGCGGAGTACGCCGACGCGCCGGTGTCACTGGCCCTCCACCTCGGGGCCTACTTCGTCCAGGCGGCCGAGGACATGCCCTGGGCACCGGCCGGCCCCCTGCACCGCCGCTTCATCGGCTGGATCAGGCAGCCGGGAAAAGCACAGCAGCGACGTGCAGCGCCCGTGCCAGCCGAACCCGACCAGTAGGAGCGCCACCGGGCCGAATGACCTCGGACGGCACCCAATCCGACCGGCCTGCCGAGAGTTCACACACGGAATCGACCCCACGTAGGAGCAGCCCCATGCAGCACGAGTCTGTCGTAACCCCCTGGTTCCATCACTACACCCCAGCAGACAGTCCTACTGCCGGGGCCGGAGAGCGAGGGCGCTCGTGATTTCCAGTGTGCTGTCGATCGTGTTCGGGGGGTTGGTGCCGGGCTTCCTGCTCGGGTTGCTCGCGTTCCGGGTCAAGTCCCGGTGGTGCCCCCGCTGCGGCGGGTCCACCCACACCATGTCGGTGCCGGGGCACGACCGGTGACCGGCCCCGGCCGGCAGCGCGCCGGCACCGAGCCGCCGATCGGACGGCGGATGGCCGAGTTACGGGCCCGCCGGGGCATGAGCCAACAGGTCTTCGCCGACCGGATCGGCAAGTCGAAGAGCTGGGTCGACAAGGTCGAACGGGGTGTGCGTACCCTCGATCGGCTCTCCGTCATCGAGACGGTGGCCGGGGCGCTGGGCGTCGCGCCGCAACTCCTGCTCGGCGGTCGGACCCCGCCGGCACCGGTCACCGACGTCGGTGCCGCCGTGGAACGGGTCCGGGCCGCCCTGGCCCGGCACGACGCTCCGGCATCCGCCCCGGTCGGGGCGGCGGTGCGGCAGCTCGACGACCAGGCGGGCTACGCGTGGACGGCGTACCGCAACGGGCAGCACCCCCAGGTGTTGCGGATGCTGCCCGACCTGCTCGTCGACAGCCGCTACGCCTGCCACGTCAGCCTGGTGGACCCGCCCGTGCTCGAACTGCTGGTGCGGGTCTACCGGCTCACCGCCCAGACACTGGTCAAGCTCGGCGACGCGCACCTGGCCTGGCTGGCCGCCGACCGGGCGATGATGGCCGCCACCCGTGGTGATCCGATGCGGATCGGGCTCGCGGCGGTGTCCCTCGCGCAGGTGCTCCGCGCGCTGCGGCGGGGCCGGCTGGCCACGACCGCCGCGCTCACCGCCGTACGCCAACTCGACCCGGCGGTGACGCACGGCCACCCGCCGGCGTCGGCCCTGACCGGGACGCTGCTCATCGAGGCCGCCCTCGCCGCCGCCGGTCACGGCGACGCCGCCACCGCCCACGACCTGACCGAACGCGCCGCCCACCTCGCCGCCGACCACGAACGGCACGACCAGGACGGCGTCGCTTTCGGCCCCACCAGCGTCGACCTCGCCCGTGCCCTGACCGCGACCCGCCTCGGCGACCACCATCGGGCCGTCGCCCTGCACCGCCGGGCCACCGACCAGGAGGGTTGGCGGCGGCTCCCCGCCGAACACCGCGCCGCCCACCTCATCGACATCACCCGGGCCCACCTCGACCTCGGTGACCACGACGCCGCCGGACGGGCCCTGCTCGCCGCCGACCACATTGCCCCGGCCGAGACCCGCACCCGCCCTGCCGCCCGGGCCGCCCTGACCGCCGTGCTCCGCGCCGGCCCCACCCCGGCCGACGTCGCCCGCCTCGCCGCCACCATCGGGTTGACCCGCCCCTGACCTGTGCACCTGGTGGCCGGTCGACCGTTGAGCGACGTCCAGGAAGCGCACCTGGTCATCAGCCGCCAACCGCCGACGAACTCGGACCGGTCAACGGCTACCGCGCCCATCGCCAGCCCTGAGCCCCAGCAGTCGTGCGGCTACCGGACCTCCCGACCCGGTGGATCTCCTTGGGGACAGCACAATGACGACATGAATCTTGCTACGGTCCGTGCAGATGTCGTCGTGATCGACGATCTGTTGCGGGACATCGCCGAGCGCCCGGTCGACCTCAGCGATCCGAACTGGATGGCCGAGATCCGGCAAGCGCAGCCGCCGGTGGACGAAGCCGGGGTGGCGGCCGAGGCGTCTGCCGCGCTCGATGCGCTGTTGGATGCGTACGAGACCGGCGGAGCGCCGGCCCGTGCGGAGGTGCGCGACATCTTTCGGGCTCACCCGTCCTTCCGCTGGGCCGCCCACCTACCGGTGGCGTGGGATTCGGTCGGAGAGTTCCGCCGACGACTCGTCCATGTCTCCGCGATGGATCAAGCCGCCGATCCGCGCGACGAGCTGATGACGATCTGGGCGCTGTGCAACCGAGCCCGCGAGCGTGGCATCGACGTCGAACCGGTGCTCCGCGAGGTGGCGAACCTGTCATCCGACGCGGATCTCTACGGGTTCGGCTCGATGCAGACGCTGATCATGCGAGGGCTGGAGGTACACGACCTCGGCTAGAAATTCAGCAATCCTGAACTTCCGCAAGGTGCCCCGACCAGGATTCGAACCTGGGCTCTCCGGTTTCGTAGACCGGCGCGCTGTCCGCTGCGCCACCGGGGCTCACGACCGACGCCCGGGGGCGTCGGCCGGTCTAACCCTTCACACAGATCACCTGCTTGAGGTGGGCCACCACCTCGACCAGGTCGTCCTGCTGCGCCATCACCTCGGTGATGTCCTTGTACGCGCCGGGGATCTCGTCGACCACCCCGGCGTCCTTGCGGCACTCCACCCCGGCGGTCTGCTGCGCCAGGTCGGCGGTGCTGAACGTCCGCTTCGCCTTCGTCCGCGACATCCGCCGCCCCGCGCCATGCGAGGCCGAGCAGTACGCGTCCTGGTTCCCCCGCCCCCGCACGATGTACGAACCGGTGCCCATCGACCCCGGGATGATCCCCAGGTCCCCCCGACCGGCCCGGATCGCCCCCTTGCGGGTCACCAGCACGTCCACCCCGTCATAGCTCTCCTCCGCCACGTAGTTGTGGTGGCAGGAGATCGGCTCCCCGTAGCTGACCTGCGGGAACGCGTCCCGGACCACGCCGCAGAGCAGGGCCAGCATGACCGCCCGGTTGCGCCGCGCGTACTCCTGCGCCCACCACAGGTCCCGACGGTAGGCGTCCATCTCCGGGGTGCCGGCGAGGAACACCGCCAGGTCCCGGTCGGGCAGGTCGGCGTTGTGCGGCAGGGCGCGGGCCACCCCGATGTGCCGCTCCGCCAACTCCTTGCCGATGTTGCGGGAACCGGAGTGCAGCATCAGCCAGACCTGCCCGGCGTCCGGGCCGTCCTGCTCGACGCAGACCTCGATGAAGTGGTTGCCGCCGCCGAGGGTGCCCAGCTGGTGCCGGGCCCGGCTCTCCAGCTGCGCCACCTTCCGGTCCAGGGTCGAGAACCGGCCCCAGAAGTCGTCCCAGCCGCGCTGCTCCAGGCCCCGGACCCGCCGCGGGTCGACCGGGTCGTCCCGCTTGGCGAAGCCGACAGGCACGACCGCCTCGATCGCGGTACGCAGTGGTGCGAGGTTGTCGGGCAGGTCGGCGGCGGTGAGCGAGGTCCGGACCGCGCTCATCCCGCAGCCGATGTCCACCCCGACGGCGGCCGGCGAGACGGCCTGCCGCATCGCGATCACCGAGCCGACGGTGGCGCCCTTGCCGTAGTGCACGTCGGGCATCACGGCGACGCCCTGCACCCAGGGCAGCGCACCGATGTTGCGCAGCTGCTGGGCGGCCTGCGGCTCGATGCCGTACGGGTCGGTCCAGACCCGTACCGGGGCCTTCGTGCCCGGCAGCGGGGTGAATGCCATCGTGTTCTCCTCGTTCGTGGGAGCAGGGGTGACAGGATTCGCACCTGCGACCGTCGGGTTTGGAATCCGGTGCGCTACCCGTTGAGCTACACCCCTCGGCGGGTGTCGGGGTCGAAAAAGCCGCCCGGTCCCCTGGTGGGGTGGGCGGCTGCGCAGTCGCGCTGGCGCTATCCGCGCCGCCACCCCGATCGCCACCGACAACCCCGGGCTCGTTCGCCGGCTGGCAACAGCACACCGCCGCGCGGCTGGGACCGCGTGGTCTCGGTGCTGAGGTACGGCGACACGGTGTGCTCCCTGGTTGGTCGGTGTGGCGTTGACATCGAACCTAGGCGGACACCCGCAGCGCCGCAAACGGATATCCACGTTCGCTCCGGTGACGTTCCGGTTATCGAGGCCCGCATATCACGGAGAGCATGTCGAGCCAGGCGCTGCCGACGAGGGCGACCGGGTAGCGGGCCTCCCTGACCTGCCCGTCGGCGGTCTCGACGGAGAACCGCACCGGCAGCGGCTCCGCTGCGAACGGCTCCCCGCACTGGAACAGCACCACCACGCCGATCCAGCCGGTGCCACCGGGCCGGATCAGCCTCGTCCGGCCGAGATCGTGGACGAGCACGGTGGGGCTCTCCGCCCGGACCGACCGTACCGGCCCCGGCCACCACCCGGTACGGTCCAGGACCATGGCACTGATGCGTTGCGACTTCGACTCCGAGGCACTGGGGCT harbors:
- a CDS encoding helix-turn-helix transcriptional regulator yields the protein MASSVDPRFGVALGEFRERRGLSLRSLGQLAHRSKSHLHELEAGLKAPTVDTARHLDRVLEAGGVLARLVDAPIDHAAEAGELRARVAASDVSADALDRIEQGVDDLASSYPTMAPADLLPLVRRHLAYVGRLLDGRVTLAQQRRLLVAGGWLAVLRATVHIDLRQRTAAGAHLRAARDLAEHAEHGEIQAWCLETRAWDVLTQGDYRTALDLSRQAQRVAPKGSSARIQATAQEARAWARIGDVAATRRALDRVERLTANLPVPERAEHHYRYDPAKAAAYTATTLAWAGDPGAEQVARAVLADLDPHGDGGARPRRSASARLDLGLALVAAGQPDEAVALGAQAVTSGRVVPSNWWRAAELLAKVEQSGAPEAVTFRDACMEYAPGLQSPADTTLG
- a CDS encoding cytochrome P450 encodes the protein MTATSHFAASASGASRDWRTVLASSDVYAVLSDPAVMADPLPLAAWLRENAPVYRRADGEYLVSRYEDVSRLFRAPPDHIRVQAAGILRSGAMEQHPSVRRLADTIGLRNPPEHTRLNRVYLRYFTAARVAALREQTRVVVADSVRDLTARLTAGQQVDLHELATALPTHMMSLLLDLPPADISWLNTCVWRIEQPFDPTLTDVRLSDADRSSAELDAFVVDLVARRRGSGGSDLITALADTSDDEGGLSQDDIIAMVFTILAGGGPTMAWVIALALWRTLVRREHVDRLDGSPGGAAAYVEELLRFESPAMYSPIPRVALRDIELGGEVLPAGSRIYGLITGANHDPRAFQDPGVFDPSRFDPSSRRRGAAPVLAYGTGIHRCVGAHLASMELEVVFEEIYALLPDLHLEGPVTWGRTSYSRSVTALPVRLGAPAPARSSHQRP
- a CDS encoding HD domain-containing protein, which encodes MNDDHDAAGAMSFIFEAGVLKRAARTGWWFAGVKHPESIAEHSFRTALIGMMLAAMEGADPARVSMLCVLHDTQETRITDIPHIAKRYLTAAPNTTVTADQVAACPPAVADLINAAVGEYEAGETPEAIVARDADKLECLVQAVEYRHQGIDNVQRWIDSSRAALKTASAHRLADAALTGEPLAWLTPPPPA
- a CDS encoding cytochrome P450; this translates as MAVPHRVPKSMRSRVPLVGSAVRIRRDPLGFVQQIRRYGDVATFKLGPRTAYVVNHPDLIRQMLVTDAEKFHKGVMFQKAQVLARNGLFTSEGDFHARQRRLIQPAVHASEIAGYTRTMGDHVQGLVTAWADGEVVRMDEVTFPLALGIVARVLFSTDLDPEAAAEVQETLPVLLRGLGQRALAPFDFLDRLPTPTNRAFERALPRFQAVVYRMIRQHRLELGQHPDLLTSLLQAVDADTGAAMTDDQVYDEVTSMIIAGSETTAAAMSWAAYLLAAHPAAQRAVQDEVDDVLQGRPVRYEDLGRLQYTHRVVKETLRLYPTTWMLMRRPLVDVDLGGYRLPADAMVLFSIFALHRDPALFPDPEHFDPDRWLPTRAETIPPHAYLPFGAGPRGCIGGPFSHTEASVFLATLAQRHTLVPVSDEPARIVTTLIPMPGPIPLAVRSRTEPPGSTSPEAVTR
- a CDS encoding helix-turn-helix domain-containing protein, encoding MTGPGRQRAGTEPPIGRRMAELRARRGMSQQVFADRIGKSKSWVDKVERGVRTLDRLSVIETVAGALGVAPQLLLGGRTPPAPVTDVGAAVERVRAALARHDAPASAPVGAAVRQLDDQAGYAWTAYRNGQHPQVLRMLPDLLVDSRYACHVSLVDPPVLELLVRVYRLTAQTLVKLGDAHLAWLAADRAMMAATRGDPMRIGLAAVSLAQVLRALRRGRLATTAALTAVRQLDPAVTHGHPPASALTGTLLIEAALAAAGHGDAATAHDLTERAAHLAADHERHDQDGVAFGPTSVDLARALTATRLGDHHRAVALHRRATDQEGWRRLPAEHRAAHLIDITRAHLDLGDHDAAGRALLAADHIAPAETRTRPAARAALTAVLRAGPTPADVARLAATIGLTRP
- a CDS encoding RtcB family protein, coding for MAFTPLPGTKAPVRVWTDPYGIEPQAAQQLRNIGALPWVQGVAVMPDVHYGKGATVGSVIAMRQAVSPAAVGVDIGCGMSAVRTSLTAADLPDNLAPLRTAIEAVVPVGFAKRDDPVDPRRVRGLEQRGWDDFWGRFSTLDRKVAQLESRARHQLGTLGGGNHFIEVCVEQDGPDAGQVWLMLHSGSRNIGKELAERHIGVARALPHNADLPDRDLAVFLAGTPEMDAYRRDLWWAQEYARRNRAVMLALLCGVVRDAFPQVSYGEPISCHHNYVAEESYDGVDVLVTRKGAIRAGRGDLGIIPGSMGTGSYIVRGRGNQDAYCSASHGAGRRMSRTKAKRTFSTADLAQQTAGVECRKDAGVVDEIPGAYKDITEVMAQQDDLVEVVAHLKQVICVKG